A genomic region of Arachis stenosperma cultivar V10309 chromosome 9, arast.V10309.gnm1.PFL2, whole genome shotgun sequence contains the following coding sequences:
- the LOC130947478 gene encoding probable 2-oxoglutarate-dependent dioxygenase AOP1, translated as MGTETPLKLPTIDFNDLNIDDSNNNCKWEEVKSKVYNALIEYGCFEAIFDKVPLELCKDLFPSLEELFDLPIQTKKLNASKKPYHGYVGQFPMVPLYESMGIDDANVLEKVEAMTNILWPNGNPNFSKTIHCFSEKLSELDKIIRKMVLESLGVEKYLEEHMNSTNYLLRVMKYKGPQTSETKLGLSSHTDKNVVTILCQNQVDGLEILTKDGKWISLKPSQPGTFIAMIGDALHSWSNGRVHSAFHRVMMSGNEARYSAGLFSIPKGGYLIKAPQEMVDDDHPLLFKPYDHVDFLNYYYSPQGQTDQFALRTYCGV; from the exons ATGGGAACCGAAACCCCTCTAAAGCTTCCTACCATTGACTTCAATGACCTAAACATAGAtgatagtaataataattgtaagTGGGAGGAAGTGAAATCAAAAGTGTACAATGCATTAATAGAGTATGGTTGCTTTGAAGCAATATTTGATAAAGTTCCTTTAGAACTTTGCAAAGATTTGTTTCCTTCACTAGAAGAGCTTTTTGATCTCCCTATACAAACCAAGAAACTCAATGCTTCTAAGAAGCCCTATCATGGATATGTTGGCCAATTTCCAATGGTGCCACTTTATGAAAGCATGGGAATAGATGATGCAAATGTTCTTGAGAAAGTTGAAGCCATGACCAACATCTTGTGGCCTAATGGAAACCCTAATTTCAG CAAAACTATTCATTGCTTCTCTGAAAAGCTATCAGAGTTGGATAAGATTATTAGGAAGATGGTTTTGGAGAGCTTGGGAGTTGAGAAGTACTTAGAGGAGCACATGAACTCAACCAATTACCTTCTTAGGGTTATGAAATACAAAGGCCCTCAAACAAGTGAGACAAAGCTAGGTCTAAGCTCTCACACAGACAAGAATGTTGTTACCATTTTGTGCCAAAATCAAGTTGATGGCTTAGAGATTTTGACTAAAGATGGAAAATGGATAAGCCTCAAGCCCTCCCAACCTGGCACCTTCATTGCTATGATTGGTGATGCTCTCCAT TCATGGTCAAATGGGAGGGTCCATTCAGCTTTTCACAGGGTGATGATGAGTGGGAATGAAGCAAGATATTCTGCAGGGTTGTTCTCTATCCCAAAAGGTGGGTACCTTATAAAAGCACCACAAGAGATGGTTGATGATGATCACCCTCTTCTCTTTAAGCCTTATGATCATGTTGACTTCCTCAATTATTATTACTCTCCACAAGGCCAGACAGATCAATTTGCTCTACGCACTTATTGTGGTGTTTAA
- the LOC130950711 gene encoding probable 2-oxoglutarate-dependent dioxygenase AOP1, whose amino-acid sequence MNYEEHSSNSQVPIINFSDENLKPRTENWDSACQVIKEALEDHGCFYALSYKVPMELNNKVFGLMEELFDLPLETKMQKISDKPYHGYYGPHPSVPLYESLGIPDPLTMENVQHFTKVMWPQGYHHFSETLNVYANLVVELDHIAKRMVCDGYGLEERHYHDLIESTSYLLRSFRYALPKKDESNLGLMPHKDTSFFTILHQNNVTGLQVKLKNGEWFDIDPSPFMFLILAGESFQVWSNDRIQACEHRIIINEKKHRFSMGLFSLGTTIQPHQELVDDEEHPRHYKPFNYYDYLNFVGTKEALESKCRIKTFCGID is encoded by the exons ATGAATTATGAAGAACATTCATCTAATTCCCAAGTTCCTATTATCAATTTCAGTGATGAAAATTTGAAACCTCGCACTGAAAATTGGGATTCAGCTTGCCAAGTAATAAAGGAAGCCCTAGAGGACCATGGTTGTTTCTATGCACTATCTTATAAAGTTCCTATGGAACTTAACAACAAAGTTTTTGGTTTAATGGAAGAACTATTTGATCTTCCATTGGAAACAAAGATGCAAAAGATTAGTGACAAGCCTTACCATGGTTATTATGGGCCACATCCTAGTGTTCCTTTATATGAATCATTAGGGATCCCTGACCCTTTAACTATGGAAAATGTTCAACACTTCACTAAGGTTATGTGGCCACAAGGATATCATCATTTCAG CGAGACTCTTAATGTATATGCAAATTTGGTGGTAGAATTGGACCATATTGCTAAAAGAATGGTGTGTGATGGGTATGGTCTAGAAGAAAGGCACTATCATGACCTAATTGAATCAACAAGTTATTTGCTTCGGAGCTTTAGATATGCACTTCCAAAGAAGGATGAGAGTAATTTGGGATTGATGCCTCACAAGGACACTTCTTTCTTCACCATATTGCACCAAAATAATGTAACTGGATTGCAGGTTAAATTGAAAAATGGAGAGTGGTTTGATATTGATCCTTCACCCTTCATGTTTCTCATTCTTGCTGGGGAATCATTTCAG GTTTGGAGTAACGATAGGATTCAAGCTTGTGAACACCGAATTATCATAAATGAAAAGAAACATAGGTTCTCTATGGGGCTATTTTCACTTGGCACCACTATTCAACCACACCAGGAGCTAGTTGATGATGAAGAACATCCAAGACATTATAAGCCAtttaattattatgattatCTTAATTTCGTTGGAACAAAAGAGGCCTTGGAATCTAAGTGTAGAATCAAAACATTCTGTGGCATTGACTAG